AATAGGATATGACGATGTTGAGTATGTTACTTCTGGTGCAGAAGCGCTGAGGGCGATCAACGAAGCAAAGACACCTTTTGATTGCATCCTCCTGGATATTCAAATGCCCGGCATGACCGGTATCCAACTGATACCGTTGGTGCGCGCAATTGACGCCTATGCGTTCACCCCGATTATCATGCTGACCGCGATGGTAGACCGCAACTGGATCGCGCAGGCCTTTGCGGTAGGTGCCTGGGACTACGTGGCGAAACCCTTTGAACTGTTTGAACTGGAAAGCCGGCTGCATGCAGCAGAACTGAGGATCGCCGAAACCGAGCGCTTTTTCGCACGGCCTGAAAATGCACCGGCACAGCTGGAGATTGCCGCAAAAAAGCAGATTGCGTTACCCTGTGCACAGGAAGGTGAAGAGGTTACCAAACGCGGCCTGGTTCTGGAGGATGCATTTGAAAACTGTGTGCAGCGTATCATCAGCCAGGCGGGGTCGGATCTGCGGATATTTGCCATCGAACTGGATCGCTTTAACAGCAAGCTATGTGACCTGAATGCAGAGACGCAGGCGTCTTATCCCGCTGAAATGGCGCTGCAACTCAGTGGCGTTCTGGCCCCTCAACAAGCGATTGTGACCTATCGGGGAAATGGGCGGTTTCTGGCTTTGTCCTATGCGGTAGATAATATCGATATCACGCGGCTGGATAAGCTGGTCAAAAAGGCCGCGCGCAAAACCGATAAGCGGATATTCAAACCCGGATCACCAAAGACCGCGTTTCGTACCGGACAGGCACGCGGTTCTGATGTGCCCCATGGGA
This DNA window, taken from Sulfitobacter pacificus, encodes the following:
- a CDS encoding response regulator — its product is MRLLAVDDDELILELVEVFLGTIGYDDVEYVTSGAEALRAINEAKTPFDCILLDIQMPGMTGIQLIPLVRAIDAYAFTPIIMLTAMVDRNWIAQAFAVGAWDYVAKPFELFELESRLHAAELRIAETERFFARPENAPAQLEIAAKKQIALPCAQEGEEVTKRGLVLEDAFENCVQRIISQAGSDLRIFAIELDRFNSKLCDLNAETQASYPAEMALQLSGVLAPQQAIVTYRGNGRFLALSYAVDNIDITRLDKLVKKAARKTDKRIFKPGSPKTAFRTGQARGSDVPHGTDPLHIIHVAEESLQEA